A portion of the Adhaeribacter radiodurans genome contains these proteins:
- a CDS encoding S41 family peptidase: MKKYLFSSYHKVIYSYLLLFLLAFSFGFTDRYFEIAKNLDTFASIYRQLNSHYVDEVSPADLVREGIDAMLGSLDPYTEYIPESDIEDFKMNYVSKQYAGIGISVFTRKDKIIVSEPYEGFSAQRADIRAGDEILSVNGISVKGRGSSSVSEMLKGQKDAPVKLAIKRYGEKQPLEKTVLREVITFNNVSYTGLLQDSIGYIKLDKFLENSAQEVKQSLLNLKRQHRINALVLDLRGNGGGIVQESVDIVNLFVEKGNKIVTQKAKIKDKDMVYKATLAPVDPLIPLVVLVDRGSASASEIVAGAIQDLDRGTIIGNRTFGKGLVQQTINLPYNSLLKVTVAKYYTPSGRCIQALDYAHRNPDGSVRRVSDSLMAEYKTTNGRSVYDGNGIYPDLVTKEKSYHNIAYSIISKSLHFDFATRYRMTHASIPSARSFNLSDTDFQEFTKYLSDKDYNYTTKSEKNLEELKSIAEKEKYFEDIKLEYNALKNKLVQNKKDDLSRCQDEIKEILESEIVSRYYFQKGRLETSFKTDVDVKEAIKVLTDKNKYVAILKGQGPYKVIGKPKMEALVNAGKSSLNSN; this comes from the coding sequence ATGAAAAAATATTTATTCTCTTCGTACCACAAGGTAATTTATAGCTATCTGCTCTTATTCTTACTTGCTTTTTCTTTTGGGTTTACCGACCGTTACTTCGAAATAGCCAAAAACCTGGATACGTTTGCTTCTATCTACCGGCAGTTAAACAGCCATTACGTAGACGAAGTTAGCCCCGCTGACTTGGTACGCGAAGGCATTGATGCCATGCTCGGCTCCCTTGACCCTTACACCGAATACATTCCCGAATCTGATATCGAAGATTTTAAAATGAATTACGTGAGTAAGCAATACGCGGGTATTGGAATTTCAGTGTTTACCCGGAAAGATAAAATTATAGTATCGGAACCATACGAAGGCTTTTCAGCGCAACGGGCAGATATCCGGGCTGGTGATGAGATTTTGTCAGTTAACGGTATATCTGTAAAAGGGCGGGGAAGTAGTTCGGTGAGCGAAATGTTAAAAGGGCAAAAAGATGCTCCGGTTAAACTTGCCATAAAGCGCTACGGCGAGAAACAACCTTTAGAAAAAACAGTTTTACGCGAAGTAATTACTTTTAATAATGTATCCTATACGGGCTTGCTGCAAGACAGCATTGGTTACATTAAACTCGATAAGTTCCTGGAGAACTCTGCCCAGGAGGTAAAACAATCTTTATTAAATCTGAAGCGGCAACACCGGATAAATGCATTGGTTTTGGATTTACGCGGTAATGGCGGTGGTATCGTGCAGGAATCGGTAGATATTGTGAACTTGTTTGTAGAAAAAGGCAATAAAATAGTTACGCAAAAAGCAAAAATAAAAGACAAAGACATGGTGTACAAGGCCACCTTAGCGCCGGTAGATCCGCTTATTCCATTAGTAGTATTGGTTGATCGGGGTTCTGCCTCTGCTTCGGAGATTGTAGCGGGTGCTATTCAGGATCTGGATCGGGGTACTATTATCGGAAACCGTACTTTTGGGAAAGGACTGGTGCAGCAAACTATTAATCTGCCTTATAATTCGTTGTTAAAAGTAACGGTTGCTAAATACTATACACCCAGCGGCCGATGCATTCAGGCCTTGGATTACGCACACCGTAACCCGGACGGCAGCGTTCGAAGAGTATCCGATTCGTTAATGGCGGAGTATAAAACCACCAACGGCCGATCTGTTTACGATGGCAATGGCATTTACCCCGATTTAGTTACTAAAGAGAAAAGCTACCACAACATTGCTTATAGTATCATCAGCAAATCTTTACACTTTGATTTTGCCACCCGTTACCGCATGACCCATGCGTCCATCCCTTCGGCTCGTTCCTTTAATCTGAGCGATACGGATTTCCAGGAATTTACTAAATACTTGTCTGATAAAGATTACAACTACACTACCAAGAGTGAGAAGAACCTGGAAGAGTTAAAAAGTATTGCCGAAAAGGAAAAGTATTTTGAGGATATTAAACTAGAATACAATGCCCTGAAAAATAAGCTGGTACAAAACAAAAAAGATGATTTAAGCCGCTGTCAGGATGAAATAAAAGAGATTTTAGAAAGTGAAATTGTATCGCGTTATTATTTTCAGAAAGGTCGTTTGGAGACTTCGTTTAAAACCGACGTAGATGTAAAAGAAGCTATAAAAGTACTTACGGATAAAAACAAATACGTGGCTATTCTAAAAGGTCAAGGACCCTATAAAGTAATTGGGAAACCTAAAATGGAAGCCTTAGTAAATGCCGGTAAGAGCTCGTTAAACAGTAACTAG
- a CDS encoding response regulator transcription factor gives MIRILLVEDDENLGFLVQDNLENEGYTVQLCADGLTGLQVFAQQTFDLCILDVMLPVLDGFTLAEEIRKKNAFIPFIFLTAKAQPDDRIHGLRLGADDYLTKPFRLEELNLRLKAILKRTTQSTAKPSPKTTIAFGKSQLDYPNLLLWVQDKKQQLTQKEADVLRMLCLELNTIVKRELILKTIWEDNGYFVARSMDVFISKLRKYLRPDSSLRISTIHGVGYKLEELTTVAG, from the coding sequence GTGATACGCATTTTACTCGTAGAAGACGACGAAAACCTAGGCTTTCTGGTACAGGATAACCTGGAAAACGAAGGCTATACAGTGCAGTTATGTGCCGATGGCCTTACCGGATTGCAGGTATTTGCGCAACAAACTTTTGACTTGTGTATTCTGGATGTAATGTTGCCCGTACTGGATGGTTTTACCCTGGCCGAGGAAATTCGTAAAAAGAATGCTTTTATTCCTTTCATTTTTCTGACGGCTAAAGCCCAGCCCGACGACCGGATTCACGGTTTGCGCTTAGGTGCCGATGATTACCTTACCAAACCTTTTCGCCTGGAAGAGTTAAACCTGCGCCTGAAAGCAATTTTAAAACGCACTACCCAAAGTACTGCTAAACCTAGCCCAAAAACAACTATAGCTTTCGGCAAAAGTCAGCTCGATTACCCTAACCTTTTGTTGTGGGTGCAAGATAAAAAACAACAGCTCACGCAAAAAGAAGCTGATGTGCTCCGGATGTTATGTTTAGAGTTAAACACCATTGTAAAACGCGAGCTTATTTTAAAAACCATTTGGGAAGACAACGGCTATTTTGTGGCCCGGAGCATGGATGTTTTTATTTCTAAACTACGCAAATACCTGCGTCCCGACTCATCGCTGCGGATTTCTACCATTCACGGGGTTGGGTATAAGCTGGAAGAACTAACCACGGTTGCAGGTTAA
- a CDS encoding sensor histidine kinase: protein MSRRKIRIIIVLATVALGGLLTVQLLWLNKAFKSEEKEFNLAVQVAMSQTVQQLNPVITVKPIKQLTSSFFLAEVNAPVKAQELDTLLRQEFARRHLSIPYEYGILNAEDDTLVFGNYVPATLKLKQVANYQEVTIQTAPSGHYNFVVAFPTKTTHILSEMQLWLYSTLALLIVIVFFAYTLHSILQEKRLSELKADFINNMTHELQTPITNIAIASEILKNVDSNLSAAKAQRYHQIIFQENERLKSQVEQVLQMAELERKAMSLNKTSINVHQLLQDSLQRLSLRLQKRSGQVTCCLNAEKATIEADSLHLTNALYNLLDNAEKYSPQTPNIQISTRNYQQGILISIADKGQGIRKEVQQFIFDTFYRVPSGNIHNVRGFGLGLSYVKNIIQAHQGSVRVKSQENQGSCFEVYLPFRA, encoded by the coding sequence ATGAGCCGCAGAAAAATCAGAATAATTATTGTACTGGCTACAGTAGCTTTAGGAGGCTTGCTAACTGTGCAGTTACTGTGGTTGAATAAAGCTTTTAAATCCGAAGAAAAGGAGTTTAATCTGGCAGTGCAGGTGGCCATGAGCCAAACAGTGCAGCAATTAAATCCGGTAATAACAGTTAAACCAATTAAGCAACTAACTTCCAGTTTTTTTCTGGCCGAAGTAAATGCGCCGGTAAAAGCCCAGGAACTAGATACTTTACTGCGCCAGGAATTTGCCCGCCGGCATTTAAGTATTCCTTATGAATATGGCATTTTAAATGCCGAAGATGACACACTGGTTTTTGGAAATTATGTACCGGCAACTTTAAAACTGAAGCAAGTTGCAAATTATCAAGAAGTTACTATTCAAACCGCACCAAGTGGTCATTATAATTTTGTGGTGGCTTTCCCCACTAAAACCACGCATATTCTCAGCGAAATGCAGCTCTGGCTTTACTCTACTTTGGCTTTACTAATAGTAATTGTGTTTTTTGCGTATACTCTCCATTCTATTTTGCAGGAAAAACGGTTATCTGAGCTAAAAGCAGATTTTATTAATAACATGACCCATGAACTGCAAACACCCATTACTAATATTGCTATTGCCAGCGAGATTTTAAAAAACGTCGACTCTAATTTATCAGCTGCTAAAGCGCAACGTTATCACCAGATTATTTTTCAGGAGAACGAGCGGTTAAAATCACAGGTAGAGCAGGTGTTGCAAATGGCCGAGTTAGAAAGAAAAGCTATGAGCCTTAATAAAACCAGCATTAATGTACACCAACTGCTCCAAGATAGTTTGCAACGGCTTAGCCTGCGGTTACAGAAACGCTCGGGCCAGGTTACCTGCTGTTTAAACGCCGAAAAAGCAACCATTGAAGCCGATAGCCTGCATCTGACTAATGCTTTGTATAACTTACTCGACAACGCCGAAAAATATTCGCCGCAAACACCTAATATCCAAATCTCGACGCGCAACTACCAACAGGGCATTTTAATTTCTATTGCCGATAAGGGCCAGGGAATCCGGAAAGAAGTACAACAATTTATTTTCGACACGTTTTACCGGGTGCCTAGCGGTAATATTCACAATGTGCGGGGTTTTGGGCTTGGGTTAAGCTACGTTAAAAATATTATTCAGGCACACCAAGGTTCTGTTCGAGTAAAAAGTCAGGAGAACCAAGGCAGCTGCTTTGAAGTGTATTTACCGTTTCGCGCTTAA
- a CDS encoding protein O-mannosyl-transferase family, with translation MQPAVLFSKRNYLILLFGLSILVIGFILMCLDDKPYGFGVLGLTVGPALVVIGLLIPFGSILLKNSNDGKTTPIPKFDKINNWIGWLVCIFSLGVYLITLEPTASFWDCGEFIAAAYKLQVPHAPGAPLFLLLGRMFSLLALGEVTKVAFWINSISALASAFTVLFLFWTITILTRKAVLKSETTPTNWQIFLIISSGVIGALSFAFSDSFWFSAVEAEVYALSSFFTAFVVWAMLKWESSFSPKVGYRWLLLIAYLMGLSIGVHLLNLLAIPAMAFIYYYRHYSFTWRGAALTFAISLLLIGLFMTGIITGLPTLAGAFELFFVNSVGLPFRSGLVIFSLLFIGLLLYGLRRAHQKQKPVAQLLLLSFIFILVGYSSYLIIPIRSNYNPLLDENNPEDILSFIAYLKREQYEQRPLLYGPQYATELIDQEQGKPEYVKGKERYEVADYKIVPIYDPKGLQLLPRLYSKEPSHLNEYQKWVTIDKNIPPTFRQNLLYLLRYQLSHMYGRYFLWNFVGRDSDIQHAGVNWPWKSNQQLPYHIATNKARNAYYALPLLLGLLGFWYHYRRQKKDATVVGLLFLFTGAAIAFYLNQPPIEPRERDYAFVGSFYAFAIWIGLGVPALAHGFRRISKSLVIPIAVAAALGLLIPILLLQQNWDDHDRSERYFATDMARNILASCAPNAILFTNGDNDTFPLWYAQEVEGFRTDVRVIVLSYLNTDWYISQMKRPAYISAPLPISLEKEQYQFSTNSYLPYVAQPQVANGMDVTQFISLVKHNHPALQVQAQDGRMFLSFPTKKFFLPINKAAVLQQGIIPADRQAQVVEQMNWEISQNGMEKKQLLIFDILATNNWHRPVYFSSTLNQDDFMYFKPYLQNEGMTYRLLPALNPNPEPEPYVAKEIMYQNLMQKFQWRNLQNPRIFYDETYQATLVTNYRQQFYVLAEAYFMAGDAAQARNIINRCLTVLPDQSLPYDYQTVQLAELLAKTGEKEKSEAIRDTITKRATQALQYYLTDTNSVFTREIQINLLTLQQLTVTAHNLNQKQKAAELENLFMTYYNRL, from the coding sequence ATGCAACCGGCAGTTTTATTTAGCAAACGTAATTACCTGATTTTACTATTTGGACTGAGTATTCTGGTTATAGGCTTTATACTTATGTGTCTAGATGATAAACCTTATGGCTTTGGAGTGTTAGGGCTAACTGTTGGTCCGGCTTTAGTTGTAATTGGTTTATTAATTCCGTTCGGCTCTATTTTGCTTAAAAATAGTAATGACGGTAAGACTACCCCCATACCCAAGTTTGATAAGATTAATAATTGGATTGGTTGGCTCGTGTGTATCTTCAGTTTGGGCGTTTACTTAATTACCTTAGAACCTACTGCCAGCTTTTGGGACTGTGGCGAGTTTATTGCCGCAGCTTATAAATTGCAGGTACCGCACGCACCCGGTGCACCTTTGTTCTTGCTTTTAGGCCGCATGTTTTCATTGCTGGCTTTAGGAGAAGTAACCAAAGTTGCCTTTTGGATAAATAGTATCTCGGCTTTAGCCAGCGCTTTTACCGTGCTGTTTTTGTTCTGGACCATTACTATTTTAACCCGAAAAGCTGTTTTAAAATCGGAAACTACTCCTACCAACTGGCAAATATTTTTAATTATTAGCAGCGGCGTTATAGGTGCTTTAAGTTTTGCTTTTTCCGATTCGTTCTGGTTTTCGGCCGTTGAAGCTGAGGTATACGCCTTATCTTCTTTCTTTACGGCTTTTGTGGTTTGGGCCATGCTGAAATGGGAAAGCAGTTTTTCGCCTAAAGTGGGTTACCGCTGGCTCTTGCTTATTGCCTATTTAATGGGGCTTTCTATTGGAGTGCATTTGCTTAACCTGCTGGCTATTCCAGCTATGGCTTTTATTTACTATTACCGGCATTATTCTTTTACCTGGCGCGGTGCAGCACTTACTTTTGCTATTAGCCTGTTGCTGATTGGCCTATTTATGACTGGTATTATTACGGGTCTACCTACTTTAGCCGGGGCTTTCGAGTTATTCTTTGTCAATTCAGTTGGGTTACCTTTCCGGAGCGGATTAGTAATTTTCAGTTTGCTGTTTATAGGCTTGCTTTTGTACGGATTGCGCCGGGCCCATCAAAAACAAAAACCAGTAGCGCAACTGCTTCTGCTAAGCTTTATTTTTATCCTGGTTGGCTATTCTTCTTACCTGATAATTCCTATTCGCTCCAACTATAACCCTTTACTCGACGAAAATAATCCGGAAGATATTCTCAGCTTTATTGCCTACCTCAAACGGGAACAATACGAACAACGCCCACTATTGTACGGTCCGCAATACGCCACCGAATTAATTGACCAGGAACAAGGTAAACCGGAATATGTAAAAGGAAAAGAGCGATATGAAGTAGCCGATTACAAAATTGTACCCATTTACGACCCCAAAGGTTTGCAGCTTTTACCCCGGCTCTATAGTAAAGAACCAAGCCATTTAAATGAATACCAAAAATGGGTAACCATTGATAAGAATATACCGCCTACCTTCCGGCAAAACCTATTATACCTGTTGCGTTACCAGTTAAGCCACATGTACGGGCGGTATTTCCTGTGGAACTTTGTGGGGCGCGACAGTGATATTCAGCACGCAGGAGTTAACTGGCCCTGGAAAAGTAACCAACAACTGCCGTACCATATTGCCACCAACAAAGCCCGAAATGCGTACTATGCCTTACCCCTGCTGTTAGGGCTTCTCGGCTTTTGGTACCACTACCGGCGTCAGAAAAAGGATGCTACGGTGGTAGGCCTATTGTTCTTATTTACCGGTGCCGCCATTGCTTTTTACCTGAATCAGCCGCCTATAGAACCCCGGGAGCGGGATTATGCCTTTGTGGGTTCGTTTTATGCCTTTGCTATTTGGATAGGCTTGGGCGTACCAGCTTTAGCACATGGTTTCCGGCGAATTAGTAAATCTTTAGTAATTCCGATAGCCGTAGCTGCTGCTTTAGGCTTACTCATACCTATTCTTCTCCTTCAACAAAACTGGGACGACCACGACCGCTCTGAACGGTATTTTGCGACGGATATGGCCCGTAATATTCTTGCCTCTTGCGCTCCCAATGCAATTTTATTTACGAATGGAGATAACGATACTTTCCCGTTGTGGTACGCCCAGGAAGTTGAAGGTTTCCGGACGGATGTGCGGGTGATTGTGCTGAGCTACTTAAACACTGATTGGTACATTAGTCAGATGAAGCGGCCCGCCTATATCTCGGCTCCCTTACCTATTTCACTGGAAAAAGAACAATACCAGTTTAGCACAAATAGCTATTTACCTTACGTAGCTCAGCCGCAGGTGGCGAATGGCATGGATGTAACCCAGTTTATTTCCCTGGTAAAACACAATCACCCGGCATTACAGGTTCAGGCTCAGGATGGACGAATGTTTTTATCTTTTCCGACTAAAAAATTCTTTTTACCAATTAACAAAGCAGCGGTATTGCAACAAGGTATTATTCCGGCAGACCGCCAGGCACAAGTAGTTGAGCAGATGAATTGGGAAATTTCGCAAAATGGAATGGAGAAAAAGCAATTACTAATTTTTGATATTCTTGCTACTAATAACTGGCACCGACCGGTTTATTTTTCATCTACGTTGAACCAGGATGATTTCATGTACTTTAAACCTTACCTGCAAAACGAAGGCATGACTTACCGTTTACTCCCCGCCTTAAACCCTAATCCGGAACCGGAACCTTATGTAGCGAAAGAAATAATGTACCAAAACCTGATGCAGAAATTCCAATGGCGCAATTTGCAGAACCCGCGTATTTTTTACGACGAAACTTATCAGGCTACCTTGGTTACCAATTACCGCCAACAATTTTATGTTTTAGCCGAAGCTTATTTTATGGCTGGTGATGCCGCTCAAGCTAGAAATATAATTAATCGTTGCTTAACAGTTTTGCCCGACCAATCGTTGCCTTACGATTACCAAACCGTACAACTAGCCGAACTACTGGCCAAAACCGGCGAAAAAGAAAAAAGTGAAGCTATTCGGGATACAATAACCAAGCGGGCTACTCAGGCACTACAATATTATTTAACCGATACTAATTCTGTGTTTACCCGCGAAATTCAAATAAACCTGCTCACTCTGCAACAATTAACGGTAACAGCTCATAACCTAAACCAAAAGCAAAAAGCGGCAGAATTAGAGAATTTATTTATGACTTATTATAACCGGTTATAA
- a CDS encoding toll/interleukin-1 receptor domain-containing protein — MSYIYDIFLSHNGADKPWTEKLAYDIESNTEGRPLKVFFDKWDIKPGANLPEELEKGLTGSRFLGLVMSPQAFKSDWVALERSTAIMRDPAAKLRTIIPLLRKPCNIPSILTPLIYIDFTNDNNYNETLQELVNVLRDKDAVRGGQKSFETVYLQEDKRLLENHLTAFERPAFRTSCIWELFLRQLNEAIDDTQAALNTGKLFRRDKTLVDEYSKASEFKTKEFKDSFKKIAVLLSELKTIVTLFGDNFYVDNPDYKHHDNFYAMLMDLGRKGNKSKIRKAVADMDLIDTKRNEIIIIINNLLAGTGRTLDLIELSSDIIKRGYIGGADLIAKHIQ, encoded by the coding sequence ATGAGTTACATCTATGACATCTTCTTAAGCCACAATGGCGCTGACAAACCTTGGACAGAAAAGTTAGCTTACGATATTGAAAGCAATACTGAAGGACGACCGTTGAAAGTCTTTTTTGACAAATGGGATATTAAACCAGGAGCTAATTTACCTGAAGAACTTGAGAAAGGTTTAACAGGTAGCAGGTTTCTTGGGTTAGTTATGTCCCCTCAAGCTTTTAAATCAGATTGGGTTGCTTTAGAACGTTCTACTGCAATTATGCGTGACCCAGCAGCAAAACTTAGGACAATAATTCCGTTACTGCGAAAACCTTGTAACATACCTTCTATCCTGACACCGTTAATCTATATTGATTTTACAAACGACAATAATTATAATGAAACACTTCAGGAACTAGTAAATGTTTTGAGAGACAAAGATGCCGTCAGAGGAGGACAAAAATCATTTGAGACAGTATATCTGCAAGAAGATAAAAGACTTTTAGAAAATCATTTGACAGCATTTGAAAGACCAGCATTTAGAACATCTTGTATTTGGGAATTATTCCTTCGTCAATTAAATGAAGCAATAGATGATACCCAAGCTGCATTAAATACTGGAAAGTTGTTTCGACGAGATAAAACGTTAGTAGATGAATATTCGAAAGCGTCAGAATTTAAAACGAAGGAGTTTAAAGACAGCTTTAAAAAAATAGCAGTGCTTTTGTCCGAATTGAAGACGATTGTTACGCTTTTTGGTGATAACTTTTATGTGGACAATCCCGACTATAAGCATCATGATAACTTTTATGCTATGCTTATGGATTTGGGAAGAAAAGGGAACAAATCAAAAATCCGTAAAGCAGTAGCTGATATGGATCTGATTGACACTAAAAGAAACGAGATTATAATCATTATCAATAATCTACTTGCGGGAACGGGCAGGACATTAGATCTGATTGAACTTTCGAGCGACATAATCAAAAGGGGATACATAGGTGGTGCTGACTTGATTGCAAAGCATATCCAATAA
- a CDS encoding OmpA family protein yields MNLYFRLTLTFFILLVWVHNPVQAQKVTLKEADALFSQFQYALALPAYQKLLKDQKPTLYLTQRIAECYRQLNNSREAEQWYNRVIQFPDFKPDALRYAADAARKNGKYDRAKLLYEQFGQRVPAQASLATQLAAGCDSAQLWLLKPEPYELQKPENINSQNSDFSPVIYQNDLVFTSDRPQDKSKKVSGWTGNPYPKIYLAPKQNDGRFGSPVALGAPINNQYHNGSATLSADGQTLYFTRINQVKTEVKEGNTDPFSWVKFDKPKSIVNRLEIYIARKQGDNWGDPKPFAYNKTGSYSVGHPAISPDGNILYFVSDMPGGLGDTDIYYCTKQADGSWSKPVNAGKEINTAGKEVFPVVVATNKLYFSSEGHPGMGGLDIFSAEGKGATWKNVKNLKYPLNSSADDFGIVFDQTKEAGFLSSNRNSDNGTDDIYAFKLVRSPCLVAGRVIERVQQKKGEFTEKPVAGALLRFNLAGDTTARNIYSDAQGNFTFPVKTGLAYTLQANKEGYLVKTTDLTPDCPPEADQVKLSIVLDRNTINSTIILENIYYDFDKYDIRPEAKPELDKLVRILQDNPTIRIELGSHTDSRQTGEYNRKLSQLRADAAVNYIISQGIDPSRLTAKGYGETQLLNGCKDGVSCSELEHQINRRTEVKILSR; encoded by the coding sequence ATGAACTTATATTTCAGACTTACTTTAACTTTTTTCATCCTGCTGGTCTGGGTTCATAACCCGGTACAAGCACAAAAGGTAACTTTGAAAGAAGCAGATGCTTTATTTAGCCAATTTCAATATGCTTTAGCATTACCGGCTTACCAAAAGTTATTAAAAGATCAAAAACCAACCTTATATCTTACCCAACGCATTGCCGAGTGCTACCGTCAATTAAATAATTCCAGGGAAGCCGAACAATGGTACAACCGGGTAATTCAGTTTCCTGATTTTAAACCCGATGCCCTTAGATACGCAGCCGACGCGGCGCGTAAGAACGGTAAATACGACCGGGCTAAATTGCTGTATGAGCAATTTGGCCAGCGAGTTCCGGCTCAGGCTAGCCTGGCAACTCAACTGGCTGCCGGTTGCGATAGCGCCCAGTTATGGTTACTAAAGCCAGAACCGTACGAACTGCAAAAACCAGAAAACATTAATTCTCAGAATTCTGATTTCAGTCCGGTTATATACCAAAATGATTTGGTCTTTACTTCTGACCGCCCGCAAGATAAAAGTAAAAAAGTTTCTGGCTGGACGGGGAATCCCTATCCTAAAATTTATTTAGCTCCTAAACAAAATGATGGCCGCTTTGGCTCACCGGTAGCTTTGGGTGCACCGATTAATAATCAATACCATAATGGTTCTGCAACCTTGTCCGCAGATGGGCAAACGCTGTATTTTACCCGCATTAATCAGGTTAAAACCGAAGTAAAAGAGGGCAATACCGATCCGTTTAGTTGGGTAAAGTTCGATAAACCAAAGTCTATTGTAAACCGCCTGGAAATTTATATTGCCCGGAAACAAGGTGATAACTGGGGCGACCCAAAGCCATTTGCGTACAACAAAACCGGTTCATACTCGGTAGGGCACCCAGCCATTTCCCCGGACGGTAATATACTTTATTTTGTATCGGATATGCCGGGCGGCTTGGGCGATACAGATATTTACTATTGCACGAAACAGGCAGATGGCTCCTGGAGTAAGCCGGTTAATGCGGGTAAAGAAATTAATACGGCCGGTAAAGAAGTATTTCCAGTAGTTGTCGCTACCAATAAGCTATATTTTTCTTCGGAAGGACATCCGGGTATGGGTGGTTTAGATATTTTCTCGGCCGAAGGAAAAGGTGCTACCTGGAAAAATGTAAAAAATTTAAAATATCCGCTTAATTCTTCTGCCGACGATTTTGGAATTGTATTCGACCAAACCAAAGAAGCCGGTTTTCTTTCTTCTAATCGAAACAGCGATAATGGCACCGACGATATTTACGCGTTTAAACTGGTACGGTCGCCTTGTTTAGTAGCCGGTAGAGTAATTGAACGCGTTCAACAGAAAAAAGGAGAGTTCACAGAAAAACCAGTAGCCGGAGCACTACTTCGCTTTAATTTAGCGGGTGACACCACCGCACGTAATATTTATTCCGATGCGCAGGGTAATTTTACTTTTCCGGTTAAAACCGGTCTGGCATACACATTACAAGCTAATAAAGAAGGGTATTTAGTTAAAACTACCGACCTCACCCCGGATTGCCCACCGGAAGCAGATCAGGTAAAACTAAGTATTGTTTTAGATCGCAATACAATTAACAGTACCATTATTCTGGAAAATATTTATTATGATTTTGATAAGTATGATATTCGACCGGAAGCCAAGCCAGAATTAGATAAACTGGTACGCATTTTACAAGATAATCCTACTATCCGGATTGAACTGGGTTCCCATACGGATAGTCGCCAAACCGGAGAATATAACAGAAAGTTATCGCAATTACGCGCCGATGCCGCCGTGAACTACATAATCTCCCAAGGCATTGATCCTAGCCGTTTAACTGCGAAAGGTTACGGCGAAACGCAACTGCTCAACGGCTGCAAAGACGGCGTATCCTGCTCCGAACTCGAACACCAAATCAACCGCCGCACTGAGGTTAAAATTCTGAGTAGGTAA